Genomic DNA from Desulfuromonas versatilis:
GGATCAGCCCTTCGCTCTGCTCGGCGCGGTGGGCAGCCCGCTCTCCGGCGCCCGCCCCGATCCGTTGATCAGCGTACCGGCAGTGGGGCAGGCGGGCGAACAGGCGGTTCTGACCGCTCCGATCGCTGCCCTGGAGGGGCTCGGCCACCCCGGCGAGCGGATGCAACTGCTGGCCGAAACCGCCCTTTCCCAGGTCCTCGCCGCCCTGCCGGCTGCAATTGACCGGGAGCAGACGCTGGTGGTGACCCTGGTGCCGGAGAAGACGGCTGCCCGCGGCTCGGCCTTGAACCCGGAGCAATTGGAGATTGCGGCAAAGGCGCTGGGGCTTGAAACCGCCCAGTTCCGCTTTGTCGAGGCCAACCAGGGGGGCGCGGCGTCGTTGGCCGAGGCCTGCCGAGGGCTGGCCGAGGGCACCTGGCAGACGGTGCTTTTCGGCGGCGTCGACTCGCTGGTCGATGCTGTGACCTGCACCGAGTTGGCCCTGGCCGGGCGGATCATGACGGTGGGCGGCGCGGAAGGGCTGGTCCCCGGCGAAGGGGCTGCCTACCTGGTGTTGCAGGCCCCCGGCAATACCCGGAAAGATCCCGCTCCGCCGGTTCGGGCCAGCATCAAAGGCGTCGCCCAGGCCCCCGAGCCCCATGCCGGAGATGCCGGCAGCCGCCGCATGACCGGGTTGGCGACCGCCGCCGAGCAGGTTCTGGATCAGGCCGGCCTGGGCAGGCATGCCCTGGGAGGCGTGGTTGTCCCTTTCGGCGGCGACACCGCCGGGGCGCTTGAGTGGCACCAGGCAACGCAGAAACTCTGGCCGCCTAACGGCAAGGCCGCCTCGCAAGACGGACCAGCGCTGCGGCAAGCCGAACCGCCAGCGCCGCCGGAAGAACTGCAGCCCCATCTCGCCCTGGGCAGCCTGGGGGCCGCGGCCCTGCCGATCAACATCGCCCTGGCCTGCGCCCGCTTCGAATTCAAGCACCCGAAGCTGGGCAGCATCCTGGTCTGCGAGGCTGGGGATGGGCCTTTTCGCGGGGCGGTTTTGCTTCAAACTTGGAAGGAAAAACGTTAAACCACGAAGGACACGAAGAGCACGAAGGAAAACCCAATTTCTAAGATTTTCTTCGTGTCCTTCGTGCTCTTCGTGGTGAAAGATTTTGGATTTAATAAAGGGCACGAAATGGAATTCGATCATCTTTCCAATAAGGTCATCGGCTGCGCTCTGGAGGTCCATAGAGCCTTAGGACCGGGACTGCTTGAGTCGACTTACGAGCAATGCCTTGCCCGGGAACTGATTCTGACCAAGGTGCCTTTCAGACTCCAGCACTCACTCCCCGTAGAATACAAAGGGGTGAAGCTCGATTGCGGGTACAGGGTGGATGTTCTGGTGGATGATAAGCTGATTGTTGAATTGAAGAGTGTTGAAAAGATTTCAGGAATCCACGAAGCACAACTTCTCACCTATATGAAACTTGCCCAGGTTGATGTTGGTCTGCTGATTAATTTCAACGAAGTCGTTCTAAAAAAAGGAATCAAGAGATTTGTCCTTTGATCTTTCTTCGTGCCCTTCGTGTACTTCGTGGTGAATCGCTTTTGGGGATTTCCACGCTTTGAGGAAATGAAATGAGCAATGTCCTGATCAACGGCCGCACCGCCGTCCACGCCGGCAGCGGCGGCACCCTGACCAC
This window encodes:
- a CDS encoding GxxExxY protein, whose product is MEFDHLSNKVIGCALEVHRALGPGLLESTYEQCLARELILTKVPFRLQHSLPVEYKGVKLDCGYRVDVLVDDKLIVELKSVEKISGIHEAQLLTYMKLAQVDVGLLINFNEVVLKKGIKRFVL